The nucleotide sequence TAGTAAGTGATCACCGCACACACGACAAGAAGCAGGTTTCTTTTCACACTTGTCGAAGTTGCATCACTCTTCGGCAAGTCGGGGGTTTTTATGCTAAGCGAGCCGTAGTGAATAATGGGCTTCTTGGTAAGGACACCTCCCTCACTTATGTCTTGGCCCAGACAGTGCCTTTTTAGCTCATTCGTATAGCGCAGACCGAAGGGGAAGCAGTGGAGGGTAGACGGTGTCACAAACAAAAGATCGTTGGTATTTCTTCCCTTGGTGGCTAGAAAGAATTGGCCAAGATCCATCTCGCCTTCCTGCAGATTGATGGTATCATAGTTTGGAAACATCGTGGTGTAAAACGATACCAGAAGAGCAGAGTCGTCCTCTTCGGTCTGCCAAACACTGTAGGGAGTGTCGGGAGGAGCTCGGTTGTCCCGAAACATTGTATACATATCCTTGGGGACATTTCCCTTGCACACGAACTTTAGAGTGACATTCTTTGCGAAGGTGCAATTCCCAGTGCTGTGTATGGCAAGAATTTGAAGCAAGGTCGCCAAAAAAACTATTGATATTCCAAAAAAGGTCaagtataagcgcattacaaTAAATTTAAGGATGACTCATTACGGGTTTCCAAATTTCAACTCAACTGACAACAGGCTCACAGTTTTAAGGACCCAGATTGATTTTTTCTAAGCCATTTTAAGATTTCCCTTtgaattataatatttattttttatgttaagTTTTACTAAATGTTTAGTATTCAggatttaatttacataatacattaataaatcttttaaattattttatagttACTAAAAACTATTTGTTCTCATAAAAACACATACGACTGGGTAAATATAACCTAGTAAAGAACAAGTTTTTACATCCGGTCacttttatttcgatttttacGCGGTAGTCAGGCCAAGGAACTTGTGCACTACACATACCACTTTTACAAAAAGTTTCAACTAACTTTTGCAGCCAAagataaaaagttttttgaattcaatcaaattaattaaacaatatctTTGGTGATCCAGTCTATTTATGCACTATTCGATTCCAAGCAAAGGCTATGCTATTGGTACTCTTttcaaatttcattaaatgcattattttaaaaaacaaaacaaccaATATATGAAACATTCGGAATTTGTGCATTACATTAATGGGTTGAATCAGTTTTCCCTAACGAATACTGGATTTTAAAACCATTTGTGGATTGTGAATGCCAAGCCCAGAAATCTTCTCTATTTATAGAACTCATTGTTTTGATCCGGTCATTCCATCTCTTCCTCGATCTCAGTGCAGCTACTAGGTTTCAGACAAGTCGGAGGAGAAAAAATGCGTCAAATTGATTTACACGCAAGCTAAAGTTCGTTGAAAGGGCGGGCTGCAGCAATGTGAAGGAACAGAGTTGAAGAGACTGGAACGAATTTACTAGACAATTTCTGGGCTTTAACTACGTTTCCTGGGAGTTCTCGGCCCGGAACTGGACTTCCCTGCATTTCCTTCCTTTGCCTGCCTTTATTGAATTACATAGATATTACACAATGGGGGTGTGTATTTGGTCTGCCTGAGAATCTGAGCGACAGCTCAGGGTGTAGCGCAGGTGTATTGTGTGGCTGATATAAAGGGCAAAGAAAAGCATTGAATGAAGTCGGGAAAATGCCAAAACTGCCAGTGAATGACAATCTTAAGGCGAACCCTTCTGGCACACATATCCAACGTTGAAATTACAATTCCTTCCTTCCATCGCGCACAGATGTCCTTGCAAGGCCCAAAACCTTTGCATTATCCATTCTTCATTGTAATATTAATACATATCATATGATTCACAGCTGACGATGCCTTCGGCACTTCGTTCGTGGTGACATCTGTGGCTTTCCTTATTCAGTTGTGCTGTCGCTGACACATTGTCAATGCAAAAAAGATTCAAAAATGATGCCCGGAACTGTTTTGTGCTAATGGGACAATCAGCAGTTGCGGATTTCTCGGTCAAATTTATCGGTAGATAACCAAGAGAATTAGTAATGAATCGAAATACGGAAATATGACGACCTGCAGTAGAAACCCTGAAGTTGACGAGGATAAGTGGAGCGGGAAACAATTCCAttagtgaaataaataaactaagcCCAACTAAATGATTGAGCAGGTACAGTCGCAATCTTCCGTCCTGTCATGCCCAGAATCAAACGGTGAGTCCAAAAACAACGTTCGTCGCGTGCATTATTCGAGTGCAAACATCCCAAAATACGGACAAAGACCTCTCCTTCACTCATTTCGGTAAAATCTCTAAGGATGTCACTCGACTGCGGCCGCCAGAATACATATTACATGAGTCGCCCAAGTGGAGCGCACACATATTGACCCATTTCGATGCTGCCAGGTCAGACAGGCCCCCACACCCAAACACACCCAGCCACCTAGGCCAAGGAGCCGCCGAGTAGTTTTGGTTAATAAAGTCAAATGCCACCAAAATCAAACGGAAAGCGCCACTTACGACTAATGGCATCACGGCATCGGTGGCAAGATGCCACATCCTGACACAGCTGCCTACCACCAGCAAacacaccagcaacaacagaaacaaagGCCCTTGGATATCCGTCAGTAACGTTGGGGACCTGACGAGCTGAGGCGAAATTGggtatttttaattgtattaaCATCGCCTAGAAGTACAGTGGGCCAAATTGTAGGTCAGACTACGTATAATCTGGTTTTCTAATAAGAAATTTTGTATGTGCCTCTTAAACAAGTTTATATGtcttatacccgttactcgttgAGAATCGTTACTAGAATCGTTAAAAACTATGCAACCGGCAGAGGTAAGCGTTTTCGGCCATTAACCGAGTCGATTTGGCCCAGcccaaatttttgaaaatgttttggtatTATTTTTCAACTCCCACTTAAATGCCCACAAACCACTTAAGcgtgtcacgcccacactttgaaaaaatgtttttatatttttgtccatttattccccaatattgAAATATCCCTGTGCAGTGTAGCCCACTGTTAGTCATTTTAGGCCTACTCCCTGGACATCGCGATTGGCTCCGCTTTGTGTAGCACTTAAGTGCTTACCGAGGCCTCCAGATAGTATACATTAGGTTATTTGATTTGGCTCCCAGCCTGATTGTGGCTTTTAGTTTGATATGGCGAGAGGTAAGAGATATTCAAATAGTATGAGCAATGCGGGTCCAGATGCATTAGTAATTACAATATCAAAACGAGTTTCCATTAACTATTATAAATGTTACACGTACATTCAAGGGTATAGTGCCTTCCATGAAACATGTGTAAAAGTTTTTACCATTTTTCTGCCTAAAACCGCagaatttggaaaaattgGGAGTAAATGGTGTAAAATGGTATACTAGATTTGatgaaaagtatgtaataggtagaaggaagcgtttcttaccctataatgtatatataaatattattaataaggATAGATAGCGGAGGCGATCTGTCAGTCTGTCCGAACGACGAGATCTCGAAAACTATAAATGCTTGAAAGTTGAGACATGCAGACTTTGCGATGCCAACGCTGTGTGTGAGTTATAgctattgttttaatttctattGATATTGATTAAAAAGTCATGCATTTTCTTGTTCCCTATAAGTACCGAGTATCGATACCCGAATATAGCGatctctcttgttttaaatttttgtatgAAAAAATTTTGGATGTAACGAGTGCTTGCTAAACAATGTAAGCATACTTCACCGTTCGATAAGTCTACTAGAAATGATGCTGCTCCCACTGCGGACTGCCAAGCAGGACCTTGAAAAGGTGTAAAAGGAGCGCAAGCGACCTCACGTGCTGCCAAAACGATGGAGTCAACAAAAGTCAGCTGAGGAAGTGGGGACCAGCACAAACGACAACGAATTACTCGCTGTCAGAACAGGACAACGGAGCAGCAGTCGCAGGACTCGTCTGTGCGTGTGGGAGAATCCGCAGGACAGTGCAGGGGATCGCGTGTCTGGCAAGTCGGCGAccgaaaatcaaaagaaaattgaTATTAAGAAATTGCACGAAATGAGTAAATGAAGCGTGGACGCCTAATGGACTGGCGTCTGAGCTGAGGCGGGCCAAGAAGGGCGACTGATTGCCACCTTGGAGAAATATGTATTAAAAATTCCACGAAAACTAATCAATGTCAAATGTCCGTCGATTGTTCCTCACCGACGTCCCAGATAGATAAGTTCAGGGTCCTAGGCGATTCCACGCGTGGTTAGCtgaaattagaaaataatttgctTTTGTCCTGAGTAATTTATTGGCTGCCATAAATTTGACGGGGCGTGTCGTGAGGAGTGTCATCCGAAGGGTGGTCCTCCAAAGACTGGCGATTTCCACCCGCTATCTGTTCATTTCAGTTTCCGCTTAACCATACTTGTATTCATCTTTAATTTAAACTGCTCTCACCCTTCTCGCTGCCTGAATCTGTGGTCTTGGGGACTTAAAACTTTAGTAATTGCACATTTTCCGCTCAATAAGTCAAAGTGAAGTGGCTGGCATCATAATTCCTGCAATAATAGATTAAGCTTTCAGCCCGGACATACGGAATGCTCTGGATCTGTGTACAGAAAATCAATATGCACAAAGCAAAGCTCGACTAATGAGCGACTTTGGTAAAGAATAGTAGGAATGTGCAAATCTGGGTTAATGGCTTATCCTTTAGACTTTTACCACATTTCTGATCACTTGAACCCTGTTCGAAGGCACATTGTACACACACATCGCCGTTCAATGCGCATCGCTGACATTGAGTTGGTTCCCCCGTCAACTCGAGCGCTCTTTTGGCCAGACGACAGCTGTCATATTGACATTTCTACTTAACGTCCTTGCTCGCTGCTCAATTTTTAATCGGGTTTTCAAGCCGCTTCCGCAGGAGCCGCTGCCAAAGAGGAAGCGGCAAactcattatttttattaatatgaTTTTCGCTGCACTTCACCTCGCTCCACGTCGCTGCAATTTGtgcattttgtaattttaattttcatatttaaggGCATTGCCGGGCTCCTGATGCTGATGCGATGAAGCTGACAGTATGCGCCAGTGTCAATGCATCTCATTGTTCCCTCCAATGAAcatcatttatttgcaattatttgttttaagccTTGATGGCCGGGTGGTGGAAAGGGCGGTTGCATACTACTGGCTGTCTGCCAGGCTCCCTTGTGGGTATATTACTTTAAGCCCTTCGGGTGAGAGTTGAGCAGCTCAAGTGAGGAGACCTCTCTTCCGCGAGACCCGTGTTCCCCGATATCGTATTGCGATGGAAATGCGTTTTTAATTGCTGTCAGAAAGGGACGCGATGCCAACTGCGTGTTGAATTATGTCAAACATGTTGTCAACCGGACGCACATCGACCTCATTGGCACACTTTACGGATTTCGTTTAAATCGTTCTTTATTCTCTCGCCCGTGGTGTAATTGTAGGTTAATACTTCGGGGCGGCAATTTCTTTGCAAGAAGTGTGCAAGATCATGTCGTGGACCTGCAACAGTGCTTCCGGATTTTCCCATTTCTCGCATTCCCGTCTGCCACCTACACTGTGAAACAATTTCGGGGCGAGGTGAAAAAGTCACCCGGAGGCAATTGTCAGACACAACACTTGGGAGTCTGGAGACTGCGAGTGGCTGACCAGCAGTAGCCTTTCCTCGAAGTTGACAGGAGTTCCTGTTCCTGACCCAAACGCTTGGCACCTCAGCACCTGCTGAGCAGTGGCTAAATGCTGACTGCTAGCTGCTAACTGGTAACTGCTAACTGAATAACTGACAGGTTTCCAGGCCAAGGAGAGCTGCCAACAAAGATGTCAAACGCAGAATGAAATTCTAGTTTCACTGGACGGCATCAAGAAAACTCCTCTTAAAGAGAATCAATTTGACCATTGGCCAGGACGCCGCCTGGCTGCTCCGTAATTTATGTAAACTCCCACTGCAATGAATAATAATTTGCTTCGAGGACTCCCCAATTCCCAACGCAGAAGCTCCCAGGACTCTAATCCGGCGGGCTTGGATCCAGCTTATTGAGCTGCAATCGACGAACACCAgcagaaattgaataaaaatcgAGGGCCAAAGGAACGAAAATATGACAGCAAAGGTCGGAGTCGCCGTCTGGTCTGATCCGACCAAAACAGGACTGAGGCTGAATGGTGGACAAGGAAACATGACAGCAAAAGTTTCGTGCTGTTCCTTGGCTATGTCATTGGCCTGTCTGCAAATCTTGCCGTTGTGGTTTGCAGTCAACGTAGAAAATTGACTTGATAAAAAGTTTACTATTTTACTAGATTCCTTTTGCTCCTCGGCTGCGTTTAGTTCGCCATCCCGGGTACGCTGGCTCCGTAAGTTGTCAGACGCTCTTTTGATTCCCATCTACACGCCTTAtgaattataataaaatgtgCAGTCCCTGGATCTCTCTTTCAGTGTCTAAGAGGCTCAGTGGCCGAGTAGGCAGCAAAGGGCAATCGAAGCCCAGCAAGGATAAACTCGCTAGTCTAGACTCCTTATTGCTAAACCACTTTAAACCGATATTAAGTTATGAAAATGTGCTTACAGGTTCCCTTTCTTAGGAGTAGAAGGTCCAACAAATGTGCGACAATTCACGGAAAGTCTCcctttaataaaatatacaatacacaTTTTTTAAGTAAAATACTTGAGTATATCTGGATAGTCTTAAGAATACGCGTATTTCTTCTCTTTTATGTGTATAAATAGAAGCTTTTACCGTATGTAATAGTAAGAAGCAATACATAAAATAATCCCCTGTAATAAGCTAAAGTGAACTGAAGATGACATATTCGATTCAagcaaaacataaaattatCCTTCATACCCATtgaacaaaatattaaaaaaaaaaaataaaaaattttgcaaagaaaaaaaaattttttccttttccccgAATCCTGCATTCGTAATTTTATAAAGGGCTCTTTTACAACACAGTGTTAAtagcttaaatttaaattatttaaaatttgcatCTCCAAGCATGAAATAATGCCAAGTCTATTTCCTCGACCAACAGACGTTTAAGGCTTAAGAACGCTttcacgcccactctaacgcccacaatctccctaaaaacagaaaaacttTTTTCTACGCCCCTTCTATCTCCCAAAAAGTATCATTTATCTGGCAATCGATAAAATCTAATTAGGCGTTCTCTTATGTTATACCCGTAAAAGGGTATGGTAGATTCGTTGAAAGTATGTAACaagcagaaggaagcgtttccgcccatataaagaatatatattcttgatcaggatcaatagccgagtcgatctggccatgtccgtctgtccgccTACTCTAAAGTCCTAAAACCGATCAGAACTGCCACgcacacatttttaaaaaatagttggaagcttttttttataatttgattagtcttgtaaatttctattcatttgaaaaaaaatttttgtcaCGCCCACGCTTACACCCACAAACAGCCCTAAACTGCATCGCCcccacttttgaacaatttttaagctttttttttaatattattcacCAATATATGTCGATATCCCACAAAAATTATGatatttcgcgttcgcattcacaccagctgagtaacgggtatctaatagtcggggaattcgactatagcattctctcttgttttatattcttttCGTGCATGTAAGCTTTTATGTGTAAGAAATTCGGTTGTATTTTTGCTATACACACCCACTTGCATGAATTCACTGTTCCATTAGCAACGGTACTGGACTtaaaaatgggggaaaataaATCATCTGGCTGAATCGCATATTAATAATGGATTTGATCCAAAATATGGCATTTTATGTTCCCTTTGCTTTACTTGCCGAACAGCCATACCCGATTTTCCATCTGAAAAAGGCGCCCACATCCAGTTATTTATGGGGCAGTGCTTTTcggttttatttgttttgaagACCAGattcaaattaatatttattccCGCGAACGAGGAAGAACGGAGGTCATCCTATGAAGGTTCAAAGGCAGTCACCTCAGCCGCCTTTAAAGCAAGTTAAGAAATGCCTGTAGCTGTGCAAAAGTGAATTGCGAGCCTAGGCTGTCTGTTTCCGAAATTTAGCTAATCTCATGTGTGCGGCGGCTAATTTTTCAAGCCATTACTAGAATAAGCGCCCTTAGTTATCTGTTTATTGTAGCGTATTCTTAGAGCTAGCTTTTCAAGGAACTTAGACCCAAGCCTCTTTTCTCTCGTGAAGTGTAATTCACAACTTGATGCATGGCTGTCGAATTTCAGGATAAGCTACCATGTGGTGATTAGTAATAACTGATTATCCTATTCTATTTAAGCACTTTTTTATTTAGAAGACTCTTTGTAGAACTTTGTAGAATTTAGGATACTGACGGTACATATGCAGCctacaaaaatataatatataacgTAAGAAGATTTTTTGGGCCCCTCTTGTTAAAAATTAAtccaacaataacaatgggCTTTCTATGCAAGATTTACTTTTAACCATATAGCTTCATAGCTAGCAACTTTTCCCGATCATCTTTAAAATACTTTCCAATTATGTCAAACTTAAGGCGAATGCCATTAGTTACAATTGAAGACTAATTTAGTCTTTTAATTAGATCtttaaaaggtatttaaaCTTTGATCACCTTGTTCCCAATATCCGTTAAAGTTTTCATGCAGTTCCCCCGTTGTTAAGTTTCCCTTTCCACGGAGGTTTTGGGCCACGGACTGACGTTTTGAATTGCCTGCTAGGGCCGCCTGCTGTCA is from Drosophila melanogaster chromosome 3L and encodes:
- the CG43329 gene encoding uncharacterized protein, with protein sequence MRLYLTFFGISIVFLATLLQILAIHSTGNCTFAKNVTLKFVCKGNVPKDMYTMFRDNRAPPDTPYSVWQTEEDDSALLVSFYTTMFPNYDTINLQEGEMDLGQFFLATKGRNTNDLLFVTPSTLHCFPFGLRYTNELKRHCLGQDISEGGVLTKKPIIHYGSLSIKTPDLPKSDATSTSVKRNLLLVVCAVITY